The Streptomyces sp. NBC_00224 genome has a window encoding:
- a CDS encoding DUF6760 family protein — protein sequence MTYATDRLHEEVAYVAYHFHWSLEAILDLEHHDRRRYTDQIASLVTRGAAEG from the coding sequence GTGACGTACGCGACCGACCGGCTGCACGAGGAGGTCGCGTACGTCGCCTACCACTTCCACTGGAGCCTGGAGGCGATCCTGGACCTGGAACACCACGACCGCCGCCGGTACACGGACCAGATCGCGTCCTTGGTGACGCGCGGCGCGGCGGAGGGCTGA
- a CDS encoding phage tail protein, whose product MSLQPGDSLTSHNFGLQIDGVMVEYLAEVSGLSLEQDVIKYPQNNGATGKSEIALLPGTQKDGQCTVVRGMTQSSSFTQWINDSINGRMSTARKNASIILMDFEDNPVKRYNLRNAWCSKIDASSVKAGEAAALTETVTIVFEELVIE is encoded by the coding sequence ATGTCTCTCCAGCCGGGTGACTCCCTTACCTCACACAATTTCGGGCTCCAGATCGACGGGGTGATGGTCGAGTACCTTGCCGAGGTCAGCGGCCTCAGCCTCGAACAGGACGTCATCAAGTACCCGCAGAACAACGGCGCGACAGGCAAGAGCGAGATCGCCCTGCTGCCGGGCACGCAGAAGGACGGCCAGTGCACCGTCGTGCGCGGTATGACGCAGTCGTCCTCGTTCACCCAGTGGATCAACGACTCCATCAACGGCCGGATGTCCACGGCCCGCAAGAACGCCTCCATCATCCTGATGGACTTCGAGGACAACCCGGTGAAGCGGTACAACCTGCGCAACGCCTGGTGCAGCAAGATCGACGCCAGTTCGGTGAAGGCGGGCGAGGCCGCCGCGCTGACCGAGACCGTCACCATCGTGTTCGAAGAACTGGTCATCGAGTAA
- a CDS encoding phage tail sheath family protein translates to MPSYLSPGVYVEEVASGSRPIEGVGTSVAAFVGLAPTGPLNEPTLVTNWTQYVAAFGVFSDGYYLAHSVYGFFNNGGSAAYVVRVGGSADGAAGDGGGAASNPAAVAGASAPAALPAAEPAQLGTFAVTATAAGTNGPLTVEVADPEGEGPAERFRLIVKDGGKPVETFDVSAKKGNRSYVVTQVKEQSRLITVTETAPSAQLARPENQTVTLPAPPAPAAAVSPDAAPGEAAHPGPAHYLGDSADRTGFGGLEAIDEISMVAVPDLMAAYQRGAIDLEAVKAVQLGLIAHCELMGDRVAIIDPPPGLNARQIRVWRQETAGYDSKYAALYYPWIKSFDPTSGQSRLIPPSGHIAGIWARNDSERGVHKAPANEVVRGAVDLELQITRGEQDLLNPIGVNCIRSFPGRGIRVWGARTLSSDPAWRYLNIRRYFNYLEESILIGTQWVVFEPNDHNLWARIRRNISAFLVNEWRSGALFGQSPAEAYYVKCDEETNPPESVDLGRVVCEIGIAPVKPAEFVIFRLAQFSSGSGELEE, encoded by the coding sequence ATGCCGTCCTATCTGTCGCCCGGCGTCTACGTCGAGGAGGTGGCCAGTGGTTCGCGCCCGATCGAGGGTGTGGGCACCTCGGTCGCGGCCTTCGTCGGCCTCGCCCCGACCGGACCGCTGAACGAACCGACCCTGGTGACCAACTGGACGCAGTACGTCGCGGCCTTCGGTGTCTTCTCCGACGGCTACTACCTCGCGCACTCCGTCTACGGGTTCTTCAACAACGGCGGTTCCGCCGCGTACGTCGTCCGGGTCGGCGGCTCGGCCGATGGCGCCGCCGGGGACGGCGGGGGAGCAGCCTCGAATCCGGCCGCGGTGGCGGGCGCTTCCGCCCCGGCCGCCCTGCCCGCCGCCGAGCCCGCGCAGCTCGGCACGTTCGCCGTGACGGCCACCGCCGCCGGTACGAACGGTCCGCTGACCGTCGAGGTCGCCGACCCCGAGGGCGAGGGCCCCGCCGAGCGGTTCCGGCTGATCGTCAAGGACGGCGGCAAGCCGGTCGAGACCTTCGACGTGAGCGCGAAGAAGGGCAACCGCTCCTACGTCGTGACGCAGGTCAAGGAGCAGTCCAGGCTCATCACCGTGACGGAGACGGCGCCCTCCGCGCAGCTGGCCCGGCCGGAGAACCAGACGGTGACGCTGCCCGCGCCGCCCGCTCCCGCTGCCGCCGTGTCCCCGGACGCCGCCCCGGGCGAGGCCGCACACCCCGGCCCGGCCCACTACCTCGGTGACTCCGCCGACCGCACGGGCTTCGGCGGCCTGGAGGCCATCGACGAGATCTCCATGGTCGCCGTGCCCGACCTGATGGCGGCCTACCAGCGCGGCGCGATCGACCTGGAGGCCGTCAAGGCCGTCCAGCTCGGCCTCATCGCCCACTGCGAGCTGATGGGGGACCGGGTCGCCATCATCGACCCGCCGCCCGGGCTGAATGCCCGTCAGATCCGCGTATGGCGCCAGGAGACGGCCGGTTACGACTCCAAGTACGCGGCCCTGTACTACCCCTGGATCAAGTCCTTCGACCCGACCTCCGGGCAGTCGCGCCTCATCCCGCCGAGCGGCCACATCGCCGGCATCTGGGCCCGCAACGACTCCGAGCGCGGTGTGCACAAGGCCCCCGCCAACGAGGTCGTGCGCGGCGCCGTCGACCTCGAACTCCAGATCACCCGGGGCGAGCAGGACCTGCTCAACCCCATCGGCGTCAACTGCATCCGGTCCTTCCCCGGCCGCGGCATCCGCGTGTGGGGCGCCCGCACCCTCTCCTCCGACCCGGCCTGGCGCTACCTGAACATCCGCCGGTACTTCAACTACCTGGAGGAGTCGATCCTGATCGGCACCCAGTGGGTGGTGTTCGAGCCGAACGACCACAACCTCTGGGCCCGCATCCGCCGCAACATCTCGGCGTTCCTGGTCAACGAGTGGCGCAGCGGAGCGCTCTTCGGCCAGAGCCCGGCGGAGGCGTACTACGTCAAGTGCGACGAGGAGACGAACCCGCCGGAGTCGGTCGACCTCGGCCGGGTGGTGTGCGAGATCGGCATCGCGCCGGTCAAGCCCGCCGAGTTCGTGATCTTCCGGCTGGCCCAGTTCTCCAGCGGCAGCGGGGAGCTGGAGGAGTAG
- a CDS encoding RICIN domain-containing protein, which yields MSLWTSLEPASATVDPGSTTQVRLRVRNTGDVVDEYRFEPVGGPAPWTRVEPQTLRLYPGTTGTVELTFTPPRTPDATAGPNPYAVRITPTEHPQAVTVPEGNLTITPFSEVRAELVPVTVKGRFRGRPRLAVDNLGNTKVTASVSGSDSGEHLSYEIRPAALQIEPGRAAFVDAALRPRRIIWFGSREERPFTLAVRRSGAEPTQVQGTYVQRGFLPRWLATSLGLVTALAITFVMLWIAYKPQVRSSATEQTQQAGNTLPPSAAPKPLASPSAAEPPAKEQPPAGGDSKGGGGDPESSKKPAGPPPVVPAENILLRNTTTKMCAELPGRDKGQLNGPVQQATCHETGDNQNWNLEVTEPKGGPGGAPLFLIRNVKDQLCMDLPYNGAQPIRTGITEFTCDGTTGDNQLWWIQKQDSGAYWIRNFASNNKCLDVGGYSDGGVGTRLTLFDCSNTDDQEWQIIHPAKD from the coding sequence GTGAGCCTATGGACTTCCCTGGAACCCGCGTCCGCGACCGTCGACCCCGGCAGCACCACCCAGGTGCGCCTACGGGTGCGCAACACCGGTGACGTGGTGGACGAATACCGCTTCGAGCCCGTGGGCGGGCCCGCGCCCTGGACCAGGGTGGAGCCGCAGACGCTGCGGCTGTACCCGGGAACGACGGGGACGGTGGAGCTGACCTTCACGCCACCCCGCACCCCGGACGCGACGGCCGGGCCGAACCCGTACGCGGTGCGGATCACCCCGACCGAGCACCCACAGGCGGTGACCGTCCCGGAGGGAAACCTCACCATCACGCCGTTCAGCGAAGTGCGGGCGGAACTCGTGCCGGTGACGGTCAAGGGGCGGTTCCGGGGACGACCACGGCTGGCGGTCGACAATCTCGGCAACACCAAGGTGACCGCGTCGGTCAGTGGCAGCGACTCCGGGGAGCACCTCTCGTACGAGATCCGCCCCGCCGCCCTGCAGATCGAGCCGGGCCGTGCGGCGTTCGTGGACGCGGCGCTCAGGCCCCGGCGGATCATCTGGTTCGGCTCCAGGGAGGAACGGCCGTTCACCCTGGCCGTACGACGCTCCGGAGCCGAACCCACCCAGGTGCAGGGCACATATGTGCAGCGAGGCTTCCTGCCCCGCTGGCTGGCGACCTCCCTCGGCCTCGTCACCGCCCTCGCGATCACCTTCGTCATGCTGTGGATCGCCTACAAGCCCCAGGTGCGCAGCAGCGCCACGGAACAGACCCAGCAGGCGGGCAACACCCTTCCGCCCAGCGCCGCCCCCAAGCCGCTGGCCTCTCCCAGTGCCGCCGAGCCGCCCGCGAAGGAGCAGCCGCCCGCCGGGGGGGATTCCAAGGGCGGCGGCGGTGACCCGGAATCGTCCAAGAAGCCGGCCGGCCCACCCCCCGTGGTGCCTGCCGAGAACATCCTGCTGCGCAACACCACCACCAAGATGTGCGCCGAACTCCCCGGGCGCGACAAGGGGCAGCTCAACGGCCCTGTCCAGCAGGCGACCTGCCACGAGACGGGCGACAACCAGAACTGGAACCTGGAAGTGACGGAGCCCAAGGGGGGCCCGGGCGGAGCCCCGCTGTTCCTGATCCGGAACGTCAAGGACCAGCTGTGCATGGACCTGCCCTACAACGGGGCCCAGCCCATCCGTACCGGCATCACCGAGTTCACCTGCGACGGCACGACCGGCGACAACCAGCTGTGGTGGATCCAGAAGCAGGACAGCGGCGCCTACTGGATCCGTAACTTCGCCAGCAACAACAAGTGCCTGGACGTCGGGGGCTACAGCGACGGCGGTGTCGGCACCAGGCTGACGCTCTTCGACTGCAGCAACACCGACGACCAGGAGTGGCAGATCATCCACCCCGCGAAGGACTGA
- a CDS encoding ATP-binding protein, which translates to MSDRYDDPAHALLARLAALREQVTALVEHRTATDPTADDPLRGLYLSDDAVHHLLHTWPPTTAGHSAPPPAHSGAQHDPADRLARLAERMGLTDWDTTVLLIALAPDIDRTFEQLYGYLNDDVSRRRATVGLALDLCGLPASTAEARARFHASAPLRALGLLEDEEPERPFLSRALRVPDRLIGHLLGDDTPDAALLGRLHPLPDPLPAAPGAEEFTARLADLLRTGPLIAYLREPREGDGLAALATALRAAGLDALQCPDPADRVPELLREARLSGRAVVVPGLPDHPGPLVRALTAAPEVTVLLTDPRPYDPHWSPHDPLVLEAPGRRDGGTSAWQAALGADADGLDLAVTVASYRLGGDRVQRAAQAARALAAFDGTPVTAAHVRLAARRQSASGLERHARRIRPAVDWRDLVLPEGPLTQLRELALRARHRDRVLGDWRLSAGGGRGRGVLGLFAGESGTGKTLSAEVVAADLGLDLYVVQLSSIVDKYVGETEKNLERIFTEADRTDAVLLFDEADAVFGKRSQVKDAHDRYANMESAYLLQRLESFDGIALLTTNLRANIDEAFTRRLDLVVDFPFPDAGQRLALWRHGLAHVPCVEGIDPTPLARDFEMAGGSIRSAVVSAAYLAAGRGDEVTAADLLEGARREYRKAGRLVPGEGGW; encoded by the coding sequence GTGTCCGACCGGTACGACGACCCCGCACACGCGCTGCTCGCCCGCCTCGCCGCCCTGCGGGAACAGGTGACCGCGCTGGTCGAGCACCGCACCGCCACCGACCCCACGGCCGACGACCCACTGCGCGGCCTCTATCTGTCCGACGACGCGGTGCACCACCTGCTGCACACCTGGCCGCCCACCACGGCGGGACACTCCGCACCACCACCCGCCCACTCGGGCGCGCAGCACGACCCCGCCGACCGCCTGGCGCGGCTGGCCGAGCGGATGGGACTGACCGACTGGGACACCACCGTCCTGCTCATCGCCCTCGCCCCGGACATCGACCGCACCTTCGAGCAGCTCTACGGCTACCTCAACGACGATGTGAGCCGGCGCCGCGCCACCGTGGGCCTGGCCCTCGATCTGTGCGGGCTGCCCGCGTCCACGGCGGAGGCCCGCGCCCGCTTCCACGCGTCGGCGCCGCTGCGCGCCCTCGGCCTGCTGGAGGACGAGGAGCCCGAACGCCCCTTCCTCAGCCGTGCGTTGCGCGTGCCCGACCGGCTGATCGGCCATCTCCTCGGCGACGACACCCCGGACGCCGCGCTCCTCGGACGACTGCACCCGCTGCCGGACCCGCTGCCGGCCGCCCCCGGCGCCGAGGAGTTCACGGCTCGGCTGGCCGACCTTCTGCGCACCGGCCCGCTCATCGCCTATCTGCGCGAACCACGGGAGGGGGACGGCCTGGCCGCCCTCGCCACCGCCCTGCGCGCCGCCGGCCTCGACGCGTTGCAGTGTCCGGACCCGGCGGACCGCGTCCCCGAGCTGCTGCGAGAAGCACGCCTCAGCGGCCGGGCGGTCGTCGTGCCCGGTCTGCCCGACCACCCCGGCCCGCTGGTACGAGCGCTGACGGCCGCACCCGAGGTGACCGTACTGCTGACAGACCCGCGCCCCTACGACCCGCACTGGTCCCCGCACGACCCGCTGGTTCTCGAAGCCCCGGGCCGACGGGACGGTGGAACGTCCGCCTGGCAGGCCGCGCTCGGCGCGGACGCCGACGGTCTCGACCTGGCCGTCACCGTCGCCTCGTACCGCCTCGGCGGCGACCGCGTCCAGCGTGCCGCGCAGGCCGCCCGCGCCCTCGCGGCCTTCGACGGTACGCCGGTGACCGCCGCCCACGTGCGCCTCGCCGCACGCCGCCAGTCGGCCTCGGGTCTGGAGCGGCACGCCCGGCGGATCCGGCCCGCCGTGGACTGGCGGGACCTCGTCCTGCCCGAAGGGCCCCTCACCCAGCTGCGCGAACTCGCCCTGCGCGCCCGCCACCGCGACCGGGTCCTCGGCGACTGGCGGCTCAGCGCGGGCGGCGGACGCGGCCGGGGCGTACTCGGTCTGTTCGCGGGCGAGTCCGGCACCGGCAAGACGCTGTCGGCCGAGGTGGTCGCGGCCGACCTCGGCCTCGACCTCTACGTCGTGCAGCTGTCGTCGATCGTCGACAAGTACGTCGGCGAGACCGAGAAGAACCTGGAGCGGATCTTCACGGAGGCCGACCGCACCGACGCCGTACTCCTCTTCGACGAGGCCGACGCCGTCTTCGGCAAGCGGTCCCAGGTGAAGGACGCGCACGACCGGTACGCCAACATGGAGAGCGCCTACCTGCTCCAGCGGCTGGAGTCCTTCGACGGTATCGCGCTGCTCACCACCAACCTGCGCGCCAACATCGACGAGGCGTTCACCCGGCGCCTGGACCTGGTGGTCGACTTCCCCTTCCCGGACGCCGGGCAGCGCCTGGCCCTGTGGCGGCACGGCCTGGCGCACGTCCCGTGTGTCGAAGGGATCGACCCGACGCCGCTGGCGCGGGACTTCGAGATGGCCGGCGGGTCGATCCGCAGCGCGGTGGTCTCCGCCGCGTACCTCGCCGCCGGGCGCGGGGACGAGGTGACCGCCGCCGACCTCCTGGAGGGGGCCCGCCGCGAATACCGCAAGGCGGGCCGCCTGGTGCCGGGGGAGGGCGGCTGGTGA
- a CDS encoding DUF4255 domain-containing protein: MIHEVDEVLKRLLGGGALAGSGIDVSFEAPTRDWAARRNAPVINTYLYDIREDVDRRQRGQMPVRDERDIVVRRRRPPRWFRLSYLVTAWTKTPHDEHRLMSAVLATLLTRELVPPAELPGSLAALGLSVPVTVAGSRTESRSLAEIWSALGGELRPSLDLVVTVPFPAFPEYDAGPAVTEGATVRLRGTDGGPPQSSERSHRPHQVAAARDARKATAPDRPDPR, encoded by the coding sequence GTGATCCACGAGGTGGACGAGGTACTCAAACGCCTCCTCGGCGGCGGAGCGCTGGCGGGCTCCGGCATCGACGTGTCCTTCGAGGCACCCACCCGGGACTGGGCGGCCCGGCGCAACGCCCCCGTGATCAACACCTACCTGTACGACATCCGGGAGGACGTGGACCGGCGCCAGCGCGGCCAGATGCCGGTGCGCGACGAGCGCGACATCGTGGTGCGCCGCCGTCGGCCACCGCGCTGGTTCCGGCTGTCGTACCTGGTCACGGCGTGGACCAAGACCCCCCACGACGAACACCGGCTGATGTCGGCCGTACTGGCGACCCTGCTGACACGGGAGTTGGTGCCGCCGGCCGAACTTCCCGGCTCCCTCGCGGCGCTGGGCCTGTCGGTGCCGGTGACGGTGGCCGGCAGCCGGACGGAGTCCCGCTCCCTCGCCGAGATCTGGTCCGCCCTGGGCGGCGAACTGAGGCCGTCCCTCGACCTGGTGGTGACCGTGCCCTTCCCCGCGTTTCCCGAGTACGACGCCGGGCCTGCGGTCACCGAGGGGGCGACGGTACGGCTGCGCGGCACCGACGGCGGTCCACCGCAGTCCTCCGAGCGCTCCCACCGGCCGCACCAGGTGGCCGCCGCGCGCGACGCCCGCAAGGCCACGGCGCCCGACCGCCCGGACCCGCGGTGA
- a CDS encoding response regulator transcription factor, which produces MLNSPRTAAVSDAAGGPAAHRRVPVAVTAPDPISREGAVSQLRRHPEIELREQPGPDTVALLIENALDESALTRLRRIVRSEGARAVVVVDAIRETELLDIVGCGIGAIVWRHEATAHRLVQAVLAASRGDGDLPADLLGRLIDQVGTLHRGVAGRLGAPSLGLQAREVDVLRLVAEGLDTGEIASKLSYSERTVKNVIHALTTRLHLRNRAHAVAYALREGYI; this is translated from the coding sequence TTGCTCAACTCACCGCGGACCGCCGCTGTGTCCGATGCCGCAGGCGGTCCCGCCGCCCATCGGCGCGTCCCGGTGGCGGTCACCGCCCCGGACCCGATCAGCCGGGAGGGAGCGGTCAGCCAGTTGCGTCGGCATCCGGAGATCGAGCTGCGCGAGCAGCCCGGTCCCGACACGGTCGCCCTGCTCATCGAGAACGCGCTCGACGAGTCGGCGCTCACCCGGCTGCGCCGGATCGTGCGCAGCGAGGGCGCACGGGCCGTGGTCGTGGTCGACGCGATCCGTGAGACGGAGCTGCTGGACATCGTCGGGTGCGGCATAGGCGCCATCGTCTGGCGGCACGAAGCCACCGCCCACCGGCTGGTGCAGGCGGTGCTCGCCGCCTCCCGCGGCGACGGAGACCTCCCCGCGGACCTGCTCGGACGGCTCATCGACCAGGTGGGCACCCTGCACCGGGGCGTGGCGGGCCGCCTGGGCGCCCCCTCGCTGGGCCTCCAGGCCCGGGAGGTGGACGTGCTGCGGCTGGTCGCCGAGGGGCTCGACACCGGGGAGATCGCCTCCAAGCTGTCCTACTCCGAACGCACCGTGAAGAACGTGATCCACGCCCTCACCACCCGGCTGCACCTGCGCAACCGCGCGCACGCCGTGGCCTACGCCCTGCGCGAGGGCTACATCTGA
- a CDS encoding AAA family ATPase, giving the protein MSGPLRARDGAHALIAAEIERARSGAGGLVVLRGATGTGRTTVLEAAAGHAAESGLRVLRVRCSPEDTAVPFAAVRQLLAPVPEFTDTAPDADDRADAAGLWRLLCSYAAERPLLLAVDDVHLADEPSRHWLREAARRIDRLAVLMVVTERSQYDIEPRPAGLTQPLSPSLVHAHTLAPLSEQAAADLVREAFPTAGPQWTAACVRAAAGSPLLLHALLDDLGGAPQDGLPATGESPLPETCAALYPGSYPAAVSWWLHSAGPATAEVARCLAALEEAWIPDPTDPAVDDPSGRAASDPVHLLSEATGADPVRITGWLTAMTRLGLLRPDATGRPRYAHPLLRDAVLTGWPETSRQAAHRAAAQAMLRRGERAEAIARHLLRVPGGEPAWALRVLRDAVTVAVHDSRPHDAVGYLRRALDEPLPDAVRQRLLTELGSLHYASADAPAAIARLAEAQHLAAEPRSRVRTAVALGTALAARGEVHTALEVLHRTQGQLSGHPDLARTVQTAAALLADEDPATRQQVYRWLCETAEHSPERVGTAGQALLVRYAATAALISAREAMARIRDLLAQPTDPLAEPFLLGTAAAVAQWADELDEADRLVEQGLAGQRPVLLHPMRHALLSTRADIAASRGDAAGLLTAYFGADTTVGPVESRSGPSNRDATALLALVHTSRLEEAQRFAAGFDLRGTAENFELNRFLYARGVLRVTLGDPAGALHDFLECGRRQSARGEASPVVTPWRTAAAQCRLALGGGPDAVTLAAEELRLARVWNTPRTVGRALRVLGAATGGRRGLELAEEAVATLRPASAATGMELVRALLAQGRQLHVAGERTRARDCLREAAELADGKGAVGMVTLAGQALRQSGARNPVLSRTGPGALTDSERRIAELAADGLTNTEIADLLHLARRTVETHLTSTYRKLRIRRRAELVEALDRDRSADTSGTALNGASG; this is encoded by the coding sequence ATGAGCGGACCGCTCCGCGCACGCGACGGCGCCCACGCGCTGATCGCGGCGGAGATCGAGCGTGCCCGGTCCGGCGCCGGCGGCCTCGTCGTGCTGCGCGGCGCCACGGGCACCGGCCGTACCACCGTGCTGGAGGCCGCCGCCGGCCATGCCGCAGAAAGCGGTCTGCGGGTACTCCGCGTGCGCTGCTCGCCCGAGGACACCGCGGTGCCCTTCGCCGCGGTGCGGCAGCTACTGGCCCCGGTACCGGAGTTCACGGACACCGCGCCCGACGCGGACGACCGCGCCGACGCGGCCGGGCTGTGGCGGCTGCTGTGCTCGTACGCGGCCGAACGCCCGCTGCTGCTGGCCGTCGACGACGTCCACCTGGCCGACGAGCCCTCACGCCACTGGCTGCGCGAGGCGGCCCGGCGCATCGACCGATTAGCCGTCCTGATGGTGGTCACCGAGCGCAGCCAGTACGACATCGAGCCTCGGCCCGCGGGACTCACCCAGCCGCTGTCGCCCTCCCTCGTCCACGCCCACACCCTCGCCCCGCTCAGCGAACAGGCGGCGGCCGACCTGGTCCGGGAGGCCTTTCCCACGGCCGGACCGCAGTGGACGGCGGCCTGCGTGCGCGCCGCCGCGGGCAGTCCGCTGCTGCTGCACGCCCTCCTCGACGATCTGGGCGGCGCCCCGCAGGACGGCCTTCCCGCGACGGGCGAGTCGCCCCTGCCGGAGACCTGCGCCGCGCTGTATCCCGGGTCCTATCCGGCGGCCGTCTCCTGGTGGCTGCACAGCGCCGGTCCCGCCACCGCCGAGGTGGCCCGCTGCCTGGCCGCGCTGGAGGAGGCCTGGATACCGGACCCGACCGACCCCGCCGTGGACGACCCGAGCGGCCGAGCCGCGAGCGATCCGGTCCATCTCCTCTCCGAGGCCACCGGCGCCGACCCGGTCCGGATCACCGGCTGGCTCACCGCGATGACCCGGCTCGGCCTGCTGCGTCCCGACGCCACCGGCCGTCCCCGCTACGCGCATCCGCTGCTGCGCGACGCGGTGCTCACCGGCTGGCCGGAGACGAGTCGGCAGGCGGCGCACCGGGCGGCGGCGCAGGCCATGCTGCGCCGGGGCGAACGGGCCGAGGCCATCGCCCGGCACCTGCTGCGGGTGCCGGGCGGCGAGCCGGCCTGGGCGCTGCGCGTCCTGCGGGACGCTGTGACGGTCGCCGTGCACGACTCCCGGCCCCACGACGCCGTCGGCTATCTGCGCCGCGCGCTTGACGAGCCGCTTCCCGACGCCGTGCGACAGCGGCTGCTGACCGAACTGGGTTCCCTGCACTACGCGTCGGCCGACGCCCCGGCAGCCATCGCGCGCCTGGCCGAGGCACAGCACCTGGCGGCCGAGCCCCGAAGCCGGGTACGTACGGCGGTGGCCCTGGGCACCGCGCTGGCGGCCCGGGGCGAGGTACATACGGCCCTGGAAGTCCTGCACCGTACGCAGGGACAGCTCTCCGGCCACCCGGACCTGGCCCGGACGGTACAGACCGCGGCCGCCCTGCTGGCCGACGAGGACCCGGCGACCCGGCAGCAGGTCTACCGGTGGCTGTGCGAGACAGCGGAACACTCCCCGGAACGGGTGGGCACCGCCGGACAGGCCCTGCTCGTACGGTACGCCGCCACGGCCGCGCTGATCTCGGCGCGAGAGGCGATGGCCCGGATACGGGACCTGCTCGCCCAGCCCACCGACCCGCTCGCCGAGCCGTTCCTGCTGGGGACGGCCGCCGCCGTGGCCCAGTGGGCCGACGAACTCGACGAGGCGGACCGGCTCGTCGAGCAGGGGCTGGCCGGACAGCGCCCCGTGCTGCTGCACCCGATGCGGCACGCGCTCCTCAGCACCCGCGCCGACATCGCCGCTTCCCGTGGCGATGCCGCCGGTCTGCTGACCGCCTATTTCGGCGCCGACACGACGGTCGGTCCCGTGGAGTCCCGCTCCGGCCCGTCCAACCGGGACGCCACCGCGCTGTTGGCGCTCGTCCACACCAGCCGCCTCGAAGAGGCACAGCGGTTCGCCGCCGGGTTCGACCTGCGCGGGACGGCGGAGAACTTCGAGCTGAACCGCTTCCTCTACGCGCGGGGCGTGCTGCGGGTCACCCTCGGCGACCCGGCGGGCGCGCTGCACGACTTCCTGGAGTGCGGGCGACGCCAGTCCGCACGCGGCGAGGCCAGCCCGGTCGTCACCCCGTGGCGGACGGCGGCGGCACAGTGCCGCCTCGCGCTGGGCGGTGGGCCGGACGCGGTGACCCTGGCTGCGGAGGAGCTGCGGTTGGCCCGGGTGTGGAACACCCCGCGTACGGTGGGCCGCGCCCTGCGCGTGCTGGGTGCCGCCACCGGGGGGCGGCGCGGTCTGGAACTGGCCGAGGAGGCCGTGGCGACCCTGCGGCCGGCGTCCGCCGCCACCGGCATGGAGCTGGTCCGGGCCTTGCTGGCGCAGGGCCGCCAGCTCCATGTCGCCGGTGAACGCACCCGCGCCCGCGACTGCCTGCGCGAAGCCGCCGAACTGGCCGACGGCAAGGGCGCCGTGGGTATGGTCACGCTGGCCGGGCAGGCCCTGCGCCAGAGCGGCGCCCGAAACCCCGTCTTGTCCCGCACCGGCCCAGGGGCACTGACCGACAGCGAGCGCCGCATCGCAGAACTGGCCGCCGACGGTCTGACCAACACCGAGATCGCCGACCTGCTGCATCTGGCGCGCCGCACCGTGGAGACCCATCTGACCAGCACGTACCGGAAGTTGCGGATCCGACGCAGAGCGGAACTGGTCGAAGCGCTGGACCGGGACCGGTCCGCGGACACGAGCGGCACCGCTCTCAACGGGGCGTCGGGCTGA